Proteins encoded by one window of Brevibacterium atlanticum:
- a CDS encoding ABC transporter permease, whose protein sequence is MTPTRTFATAGRVLLQIRNDPRTIALLLVVPSLLIGLVAWIFDETDVFARIGPAMLALFPFIVMFLVTSISTLRERRSGTLERLLSMPLGRGDFILGYTLAFGLLAVVQTAVAVGYATLVCGLEIEGSVGLLFVVAIADALLGTALGLLASAFARTEFQVVQFMPVFVFPQILLGGIFLPRDQLPEVLEIIGDWLPLSHAIDALDAVSTGNEDDAYIWLRVLFIGCWIVGAVIVGSLTLRRRTP, encoded by the coding sequence ATGACCCCGACCCGCACCTTCGCGACAGCCGGCAGAGTCCTGCTGCAGATCCGCAATGATCCGCGCACGATCGCACTGCTGCTTGTGGTACCGAGCCTCCTCATCGGTCTCGTCGCCTGGATCTTCGACGAGACGGATGTCTTCGCGAGGATCGGCCCGGCGATGCTCGCGCTCTTCCCGTTCATCGTCATGTTCCTCGTCACGAGCATCTCCACCCTGCGCGAGCGTCGGAGCGGAACGCTGGAGCGGCTGCTGTCGATGCCGTTGGGGCGCGGCGACTTCATCCTCGGATACACCCTGGCTTTCGGGCTGCTCGCTGTGGTGCAGACGGCCGTGGCCGTCGGCTACGCGACTCTGGTGTGCGGTCTGGAGATCGAGGGATCCGTCGGACTGCTCTTCGTCGTCGCGATCGCCGACGCCCTGCTCGGCACGGCGTTGGGCCTGCTGGCCAGCGCCTTTGCTCGCACGGAGTTCCAGGTCGTGCAGTTCATGCCCGTGTTCGTGTTCCCGCAGATCCTGCTCGGCGGGATCTTCCTGCCTCGAGACCAGCTGCCCGAGGTGCTCGAGATCATCGGCGACTGGCTGCCGCTCTCGCACGCGATCGACGCCCTGGATGCCGTGTCGACCGGCAACGAGGATGACGCCTATATCTGGCTGCGGGTGCTCTTCATCGGCTGCTGGATCGTCGGCGCCGTCATCGTCGGCTCGCTGACGCTGCGGCGTCGGACGCCGTGA
- a CDS encoding ABC transporter ATP-binding protein: MMNNLVEARGLRVKRGKSMVIDGLDLTVPKGAIVGLLGPSGSGKTTLMRAVVGVQIVAGGSITVFGQSAGSATLRHRVGYMTQQASVYDDLSVRQNLRYFARVQGAPRADVDRVIERTDLKGEADRLARTLSGGQANRVSLAAAMLGSPELLVLDEPTVGLDPVLRADLWDIFRSLADDGTTLLVSSHVMDEATRCDRLLLMREGELIADTTPRALLESTGEDTAEDAFLAIIEADARSTAHPRTRLLADRRGGVR, from the coding sequence ATGATGAATAATTTAGTCGAGGCTCGCGGCCTGCGCGTCAAGCGCGGGAAGTCGATGGTCATCGACGGACTCGACCTCACTGTGCCCAAGGGGGCGATCGTCGGGCTGCTCGGCCCCAGCGGCAGCGGCAAGACGACGCTGATGCGTGCCGTCGTCGGCGTCCAGATCGTCGCGGGCGGTTCGATCACGGTCTTCGGACAGTCGGCGGGGAGCGCCACTCTGCGCCACCGAGTGGGCTACATGACCCAGCAGGCGAGCGTCTACGACGACCTGTCCGTGCGCCAGAACCTCCGCTACTTCGCACGGGTTCAGGGAGCGCCACGCGCCGATGTCGATCGAGTCATCGAACGCACGGACCTCAAGGGTGAGGCCGACCGGCTCGCCCGAACGCTCTCCGGCGGGCAGGCCAACCGAGTCTCTCTGGCAGCGGCGATGCTCGGCTCCCCGGAGCTGCTCGTTCTCGACGAACCGACCGTCGGTCTCGACCCGGTGCTGCGCGCCGACCTCTGGGACATCTTTCGCAGCCTCGCCGACGACGGGACGACGCTCCTCGTCTCCAGCCACGTGATGGACGAGGCCACCCGCTGTGACCGGCTGCTGCTCATGCGCGAGGGTGAACTCATCGCGGACACCACCCCGCGCGCACTGCTCGAATCCACCGGAGAGGACACCGCCGAGGACGCCTTCCTCGCCATCATCGAAGCGGATGCGCGGTCGACGGCCCACCCGCGGACGCGACTTCTCGCAGACCGCAGAGGAGGTGTCCGATGA
- a CDS encoding TetR/AcrR family transcriptional regulator, whose product MVDSDSAPRRRGRPRKGQGGDTRAKIAEAAAAEFSDNGYDGTSMRGIARRAEVDAALVHHYFETKASLFTEVVRLPVRPDRIIAAALDAPFPELGGSIVRTVLLAWEDPKLKHVGVTVLRSVVTGSAAGRLLRQFLLRELMSAVAERIEGGGVDSEEARRRASMVMTQIAGVLILRHVVEAEPLVSRSIDEIIASTIPAVQGHIEGVRAED is encoded by the coding sequence GTGGTGGATTCGGATTCGGCGCCCCGCCGGAGGGGGCGCCCGCGCAAGGGGCAGGGCGGCGACACCCGCGCGAAGATCGCCGAGGCGGCCGCCGCTGAATTCTCCGACAACGGCTACGACGGCACGAGCATGCGCGGCATCGCCCGACGGGCCGAGGTCGACGCGGCTCTCGTCCACCATTACTTCGAAACGAAGGCCTCCCTGTTCACCGAGGTGGTCAGGCTTCCCGTCCGCCCCGACAGGATCATCGCCGCGGCTCTCGATGCGCCCTTTCCCGAGCTCGGCGGCTCGATCGTCCGCACGGTGCTGCTGGCGTGGGAGGACCCCAAGCTCAAACACGTGGGCGTGACCGTGCTGCGCTCTGTCGTCACCGGTTCGGCCGCGGGCAGGCTCCTTCGTCAGTTCCTGCTGCGCGAACTCATGTCGGCGGTGGCCGAGCGGATCGAGGGCGGCGGTGTCGACTCCGAGGAGGCGCGTCGCCGGGCATCGATGGTGATGACCCAGATCGCCGGAGTGCTCATTCTCCGGCATGTCGTTGAGGCCGAACCGCTCGTCTCGCGATCGATCGATGAGATCATCGCGTCGACCATCCCGGCTGTCCAGGGCCACATCGAGGGGGTGCGGGCGGAGGACTGA
- a CDS encoding MarR family winged helix-turn-helix transcriptional regulator: MEVTDSVWSIVRDLHRVALLQRRAGAESALGTVALGVLNLAAQAPVTPSEAARELHVPPQSITRAVGDLLDRRLVTRLGRPGDGRSYSIELTADGRAARTQFRAELTADFARHLSDWTEDEITGFAHQLGRLTTSLAEDPAVESTPSRDARAAADDEPSRSASRPNPWNIR, translated from the coding sequence ATGGAAGTAACTGATTCGGTCTGGTCGATCGTCCGCGATCTTCATCGAGTGGCACTTCTGCAACGTCGCGCGGGTGCGGAATCGGCGCTGGGCACCGTTGCGCTCGGCGTGCTCAACCTCGCCGCGCAGGCCCCGGTCACCCCGTCCGAGGCGGCTCGCGAGCTTCACGTCCCACCGCAGTCGATCACCCGAGCCGTGGGCGATCTGCTCGATCGTCGACTCGTCACGCGACTCGGCCGCCCCGGCGACGGACGCTCGTATTCGATCGAGCTCACCGCCGACGGAAGGGCGGCGCGCACACAGTTCCGTGCCGAACTCACGGCCGACTTCGCACGCCATCTCTCGGACTGGACCGAGGACGAGATCACCGGATTCGCCCACCAGCTCGGCCGACTGACGACCTCCCTGGCAGAGGACCCTGCCGTCGAGTCAACACCGTCGAGGGACGCTCGCGCAGCGGCCGACGACGAGCCATCGCGAAGCGCCTCGCGGCCCAATCCATGGAACATCCGATGA
- a CDS encoding FAD-dependent oxidoreductase, whose amino-acid sequence MTDSVDHPMTSFDGGVEREGCCDALIVGGGLVGLAAAAFLAQQGLDVILAERHPSTSLHPKARLVNVRSMELYRSLGIEDEIRAAGEPSGGFTVADSLADSHVEWIPPAENAAAESRLSHVGAYSCDQQKIEPILRDRATGLGALLHFGTTATDIRQDDSGVAATLHRDGRSSSIRARFLVAADGAESPIRKQLGIAMLGEGVPGTAVSALFRADLSPALRGRHVDALMARNAEAFLFARGNERERLWQLGTHLRPEWGVDAGPQELEAHLLPFIREATGLPDLTPEIDSVLLWTAGAYVAQRLSQGRIFLVGDAAHLMPPYGGFGGNTGVQDAHNLAWKIAAVCRGEAGGELLETYAAERRPLVRLIVDQALLRSRKSPGQSAPPDQIDADTLTLGFAYRGLSAESNEADRSATTGDRSASTAVEDPAAPSGRPGTRLPHIGLHGSQQSTLDLLDPLRFTFIADRDSRTATALDDPPGTGIAVRTVDPRTIDPQHRWVWDRIYSGSDCDGILVRPDHVIAWRAPKDLADPVSAVSSALATASGRGPQWHQTHDQPSDRVT is encoded by the coding sequence ATGACCGATTCAGTGGACCATCCGATGACCAGCTTCGACGGTGGTGTCGAGCGCGAGGGCTGCTGCGATGCCCTCATCGTCGGCGGCGGATTGGTCGGTCTTGCCGCAGCGGCCTTCCTCGCACAGCAGGGTCTCGACGTCATCCTTGCCGAGAGGCACCCGTCGACGTCACTCCACCCCAAAGCGCGACTGGTCAATGTCAGGTCGATGGAGCTCTACCGCAGCCTCGGCATCGAGGACGAGATCCGCGCCGCCGGAGAGCCGAGCGGCGGGTTCACCGTCGCCGACAGCCTCGCGGACTCACACGTTGAGTGGATCCCGCCGGCCGAGAATGCAGCAGCCGAGTCCCGACTCAGTCACGTCGGCGCGTATTCGTGCGACCAGCAGAAGATCGAGCCGATCCTCCGTGATCGTGCGACAGGCCTCGGCGCACTCCTCCACTTCGGAACGACGGCCACCGACATCCGCCAGGATGACAGCGGCGTCGCAGCAACGCTGCACCGCGACGGTCGGTCCTCGAGCATCCGCGCCCGATTCCTCGTCGCCGCCGACGGCGCGGAGAGCCCGATCAGAAAGCAGCTGGGCATCGCCATGCTCGGCGAAGGGGTGCCGGGGACAGCGGTCAGCGCCCTGTTCCGAGCCGATCTGTCGCCCGCACTGCGCGGGCGTCACGTCGACGCGCTCATGGCCCGCAATGCCGAGGCCTTCCTCTTCGCCCGCGGCAACGAACGGGAGCGACTGTGGCAGCTCGGCACCCACCTGCGACCAGAGTGGGGCGTCGATGCCGGACCCCAGGAACTGGAAGCACACCTCCTACCGTTCATCAGGGAGGCGACCGGGCTGCCCGACCTCACCCCCGAGATCGACAGCGTGCTCCTCTGGACCGCCGGTGCGTATGTGGCACAGCGACTGTCCCAAGGACGGATCTTCCTCGTCGGCGACGCCGCTCACCTGATGCCGCCCTATGGGGGATTCGGCGGAAATACGGGAGTTCAGGACGCCCACAATCTCGCCTGGAAGATCGCCGCAGTCTGCCGTGGCGAGGCCGGAGGCGAGCTGCTTGAGACCTACGCGGCAGAGCGGCGTCCGCTGGTGCGGCTCATCGTCGACCAGGCTCTGCTGCGTTCGCGGAAATCTCCCGGCCAGTCCGCGCCGCCGGACCAGATCGACGCCGACACGCTGACCTTGGGCTTCGCCTATCGAGGCCTCTCGGCGGAGTCGAACGAGGCCGATCGATCCGCGACGACCGGAGACCGCTCTGCGTCGACGGCCGTCGAAGATCCGGCCGCGCCGAGCGGCAGGCCCGGCACTCGCCTTCCCCACATCGGACTCCACGGCTCCCAACAGAGCACCCTCGACCTTCTCGACCCGCTCCGCTTCACCTTCATCGCGGACCGTGACAGTCGCACTGCCACAGCGCTGGACGATCCTCCAGGGACCGGCATCGCGGTCCGTACCGTCGATCCGCGCACCATCGACCCACAGCACCGATGGGTCTGGGACAGGATCTATTCGGGGTCGGACTGCGACGGCATCCTCGTGCGACCCGATCATGTCATCGCGTGGCGAGCGCCGAAGGACCTCGCTGACCCTGTGTCCGCTGTCAGCAGTGCACTCGCGACCGCCTCAGGTCGCGGTCCACAGTGGCATCAGACCCATGATCAGCCCTCAGACCGTGTGACCTGA
- a CDS encoding pyridoxal phosphate-dependent aminotransferase produces the protein MFRQSSKLANVLYDIRGPVLEEAQAMEAAGHTILKLNIGNPAPFGFEAPEAIVQDIAANLPVTQGYSDSRGILSARRAVVQYYETRGIRNLSTDEVFLGNGVSELITLSLQALCNPEDEILVPGPDYPLWTASVALSGGTPVHYRCAEENAWQPDLADLESRITERTRGIVVINPNNPTGAVYSKETLQKIADIARRHGLIVFSDEIYEKITYDGIELINMATLTGDDVLCLTFSGLSKAYRVAGYRSGWLAITGPLEDAHSYLEGIKLLANMRMCSNVPAQHAIQAALGGHQSIEDLILPTGRLGAQMQVAYEGLNSIDGVSAHRADGALYMFAKLDVEKFGITDDEQFALDLLREQKILVSHGTAFNWPRPDHFRLVTLPSVEVLSEAIERLDTFLSGYRQVASTTCELPVVRENTTVKGSAAAG, from the coding sequence ATGTTCAGGCAGTCGTCGAAGCTGGCCAATGTCCTCTACGACATTCGGGGACCCGTCCTCGAAGAGGCCCAGGCGATGGAAGCCGCCGGGCACACGATCCTCAAGCTCAACATCGGCAACCCCGCCCCGTTCGGCTTCGAAGCCCCCGAGGCGATCGTCCAGGACATCGCGGCGAACCTCCCGGTCACGCAGGGATATTCGGATTCGCGCGGAATCCTCTCCGCCCGCCGTGCCGTCGTCCAGTACTACGAGACCCGCGGTATCCGGAACCTCAGCACCGACGAGGTCTTCCTCGGCAACGGCGTCAGCGAGCTCATCACGCTGAGCCTGCAGGCCCTGTGCAATCCCGAGGACGAGATCCTCGTGCCCGGCCCCGACTATCCGCTGTGGACCGCCTCGGTGGCATTGTCCGGCGGCACGCCGGTCCACTACCGCTGCGCCGAGGAGAACGCGTGGCAGCCCGATCTGGCCGACCTCGAATCCCGGATCACCGAACGCACCCGCGGCATCGTCGTCATCAACCCGAACAACCCGACCGGTGCGGTGTACTCGAAGGAGACGCTGCAGAAGATCGCCGACATCGCCCGCCGCCACGGTCTCATCGTCTTCTCCGACGAGATCTACGAGAAGATCACCTACGACGGCATCGAACTGATCAACATGGCCACCCTGACCGGCGACGACGTGCTGTGCCTGACCTTCTCCGGGCTGTCGAAGGCCTACCGGGTCGCCGGCTACCGCTCCGGCTGGCTCGCGATCACCGGTCCGCTCGAGGACGCCCACAGTTACCTCGAGGGCATCAAACTGCTCGCGAACATGCGCATGTGCTCGAACGTGCCGGCCCAGCATGCGATCCAAGCCGCGCTCGGCGGGCATCAGTCGATCGAAGACCTCATCCTGCCGACCGGCCGACTCGGAGCGCAGATGCAGGTCGCCTACGAAGGACTCAATTCGATCGACGGCGTCTCGGCCCACCGTGCCGACGGTGCGCTGTACATGTTCGCGAAGCTCGACGTCGAGAAGTTCGGCATCACCGATGACGAACAGTTCGCCCTCGATCTGCTCCGCGAGCAGAAGATCCTCGTCTCCCACGGCACGGCCTTCAACTGGCCGAGGCCCGACCACTTCCGCCTCGTCACCCTGCCTTCGGTCGAGGTGCTCAGCGAGGCGATCGAACGGCTCGACACGTTCCTCTCCGGCTACCGCCAAGTGGCGTCGACGACCTGCGAGCTGCCGGTCGTGCGCGAGAACACCACGGTGAAGGGCTCCGCCGCCGCAGGCTGA
- a CDS encoding helix-turn-helix domain-containing protein → MEEFDDPVTVSADSIAEVVKGLSHGAPVDRRVLETELGNHPDLIDSLLDLSAKMTRWKQKDHERSALLESASELIRVRDSKRLLQKLVDRARALIGCDIAYLSQYYPDTDELRVQAVRGAISAKLKELRVPPGIGLAGRVVHDRAAHWTSDYDVTQLPHERRVDSAVQAEHMESLLGVPMIVDDEVLGALFAANRYSHDFTADEIALLTALADHASVVLKTARLMGDLAEAARVSAQAEESAAAQANTLRRLVEVEEHLTQLVLQGKGVAAVTDAISDLLDANVLLVESTRLESSDTARSLGSPMTEDIFAGPDIDRTDLIVALEESRRTGRSAEVAGESTLLAASVASHRRQHSGLFVRFRSEPADGDANIVAQAAQSLALIRMNEQARADADNRARGELAVDLIANTRRLEELEARALSNDIDLTGPWQLTAVRVEPDDVAHVRSRLTRVEPRILLTQRSPGLTVLIPSSVRRERPDLDDVITTSGALAGTMTVASWSDVHRAQLREAEEELWSCVRILDALGLDDGIHKIEDFAPYTAMFGSAPEQVERFVERMIGPLRDWDLRHSAELVDTLRSYFESGSSVSRTATACSIHVNTAKQRLERIDSILGTGWRAPERAFRLQVALRLAKLASDD, encoded by the coding sequence ATGGAAGAGTTCGATGATCCTGTGACAGTGAGTGCTGACTCGATCGCCGAGGTCGTCAAAGGCCTCTCCCACGGCGCTCCCGTGGATCGACGAGTACTTGAGACGGAGCTGGGCAACCATCCTGACCTCATCGACTCTCTCCTCGATCTCTCCGCCAAGATGACGAGGTGGAAGCAGAAAGATCACGAACGTTCCGCCTTACTTGAGAGCGCGTCTGAGCTCATCCGCGTCCGCGACTCGAAGCGACTGCTGCAAAAGCTCGTTGATCGAGCACGTGCCCTCATCGGATGCGATATCGCCTATCTCTCCCAGTACTATCCGGACACCGATGAGTTGCGCGTCCAAGCAGTTCGCGGTGCCATCTCGGCGAAACTGAAAGAACTCCGCGTCCCGCCGGGAATCGGTCTGGCCGGTCGAGTCGTCCACGACCGTGCCGCACATTGGACATCGGACTACGACGTCACCCAACTACCCCACGAACGAAGAGTCGACTCTGCGGTGCAAGCCGAACACATGGAATCGCTCCTCGGAGTGCCTATGATCGTCGACGACGAGGTTCTCGGAGCTCTTTTCGCGGCCAATCGGTATTCGCATGATTTCACCGCCGATGAGATCGCCTTGCTCACAGCTCTGGCCGACCACGCGTCGGTGGTACTCAAGACGGCGCGGCTGATGGGCGATCTCGCTGAGGCGGCCCGCGTCTCTGCTCAGGCGGAAGAGTCGGCTGCGGCGCAGGCAAACACACTTCGGCGGCTCGTCGAGGTCGAGGAACATCTCACTCAGCTCGTCCTCCAAGGAAAGGGAGTCGCGGCAGTCACCGATGCCATCAGCGATCTGCTCGACGCCAACGTGCTTCTCGTCGAGAGCACCCGCCTCGAGTCCTCCGATACTGCCAGGAGTCTCGGCTCACCCATGACCGAGGACATCTTTGCCGGCCCAGACATCGATCGTACGGACCTCATCGTCGCGCTCGAAGAGAGTCGACGCACCGGGCGCAGCGCCGAGGTAGCCGGCGAGTCCACGCTGCTCGCCGCTTCAGTGGCATCGCACCGTCGCCAGCACAGTGGACTGTTCGTCCGCTTCCGTTCCGAGCCTGCTGACGGCGATGCGAACATCGTTGCTCAGGCAGCGCAGTCCTTGGCGCTCATCCGAATGAATGAACAAGCAAGGGCCGACGCAGACAATCGGGCCCGCGGCGAACTCGCCGTCGATCTCATCGCGAATACCCGACGACTCGAGGAGCTGGAGGCTCGTGCACTTTCCAATGACATCGACCTGACCGGACCGTGGCAGCTGACGGCGGTCCGGGTCGAGCCCGACGACGTCGCGCACGTCCGATCCAGACTGACGAGAGTCGAACCCCGGATCCTGCTCACTCAGCGCTCGCCCGGGCTCACCGTCCTCATTCCGAGTTCGGTTCGCAGAGAACGACCAGATTTAGACGACGTCATCACGACCTCAGGAGCTTTGGCCGGCACCATGACGGTCGCTTCCTGGTCCGACGTCCACCGAGCCCAACTCCGAGAAGCGGAGGAGGAACTGTGGTCATGTGTCCGCATCCTCGACGCTCTCGGGCTCGATGACGGCATCCACAAGATCGAGGACTTCGCTCCTTACACCGCAATGTTCGGCAGCGCGCCCGAACAGGTGGAGCGCTTCGTCGAACGCATGATCGGCCCGCTTCGTGATTGGGATCTCCGGCACTCCGCAGAACTCGTCGACACTCTGCGCTCATACTTCGAATCAGGTTCGAGCGTCAGCAGAACGGCGACAGCGTGCTCGATCCACGTGAACACCGCCAAACAGAGACTCGAGCGGATCGACTCCATCCTCGGCACTGGGTGGAGGGCACCTGAACGTGCGTTTCGGCTCCAAGTCGCGCTGCGCCTCGCGAAGCTGGCGTCGGACGACTGA
- a CDS encoding hydroxymethylglutaryl-CoA reductase, degradative has protein sequence MAENSRIAGFRNMTVAQRRSAVTEATGFDGEVFSQLDSSAFEPTDAANLSENVLGVFSLPLGVATNFTVNGTDVLVPMATEEASVIAAASNAARIARPKGGFVTSSTEPIMQAQIQLINVGDPHAARSRILERKSEIIDLANAQDPTLVELGGGVADLEVRLVDARTTTYVLVHLLVDVRDAMGANAVNTMAEAVSGTVATIADGDALLRILTNKADRRIARARAVFDRELLGGAEVVDNIIHAYELAAADPYRAATHNKGIMNGISAVVLATGNDTRAVEAGAHSHAVIDGRYTSLSVFEKTAEGDLVGTLDMPMPVGLVGGATKVHPAARAALEIAEVSTATDLAEIIVAAGLAQNLAALRVLATEGVQRGHMSLHAKNLAAAAGATPEETESIVATLIEEKAFRFDRVKSLLAEIRSGGSR, from the coding sequence ATGGCAGAGAACAGCCGCATTGCCGGGTTCAGAAATATGACGGTCGCACAGCGACGCTCGGCCGTCACCGAAGCGACCGGTTTCGACGGTGAGGTGTTCTCGCAGCTTGATTCCTCCGCATTCGAGCCCACAGATGCTGCGAATCTCAGCGAAAACGTGCTCGGAGTCTTCTCGCTCCCCCTGGGCGTGGCCACCAATTTCACCGTCAACGGCACGGACGTCCTCGTACCGATGGCAACCGAGGAGGCTTCGGTCATCGCCGCCGCCAGCAATGCGGCGAGGATCGCGCGGCCGAAAGGCGGTTTCGTCACGAGCTCGACAGAACCGATCATGCAAGCACAGATCCAGCTCATCAATGTCGGCGACCCCCATGCGGCACGTTCACGCATCCTCGAGCGCAAGTCAGAGATCATCGACTTGGCTAACGCCCAGGACCCCACTCTCGTCGAGCTCGGCGGCGGCGTCGCCGATCTCGAGGTCCGGCTCGTCGACGCGCGTACGACAACGTACGTTCTCGTCCACCTGCTTGTCGACGTCCGTGATGCGATGGGGGCCAACGCCGTGAACACGATGGCCGAAGCTGTTTCAGGCACAGTCGCGACGATCGCCGACGGCGATGCCCTCCTGAGAATCCTCACGAACAAGGCCGACCGGAGAATCGCGCGGGCCCGCGCCGTCTTCGACCGGGAACTGCTCGGGGGCGCCGAAGTCGTGGACAACATCATCCATGCCTACGAACTCGCTGCCGCCGATCCTTACCGAGCCGCCACTCACAACAAAGGCATCATGAATGGGATCTCGGCCGTGGTGCTGGCCACTGGGAACGATACCCGCGCTGTGGAAGCCGGGGCTCATTCGCACGCGGTCATCGACGGGCGCTACACATCGCTTTCGGTCTTCGAGAAGACCGCGGAAGGCGATCTGGTGGGCACCCTGGACATGCCCATGCCCGTCGGACTCGTCGGCGGAGCGACGAAAGTCCACCCCGCCGCCCGCGCGGCACTCGAGATCGCGGAAGTATCGACTGCGACGGACCTCGCCGAGATCATCGTGGCCGCCGGTCTCGCTCAGAATCTCGCTGCCCTGAGAGTACTCGCGACAGAGGGTGTTCAACGCGGCCACATGTCGCTCCATGCCAAGAATCTAGCGGCCGCGGCCGGAGCCACTCCCGAGGAGACTGAGTCGATCGTCGCAACTCTCATCGAGGAGAAGGCGTTCCGCTTCGACCGGGTGAAATCACTCCTCGCCGAAATCCGTTCCGGCGGCTCCCGATGA
- a CDS encoding hydroxymethylglutaryl-CoA lyase: MNRSLPQEYSQSGLPSSVSVYEVSARDGLQSQDRTLPVATRLELISRLSAAGLTSIEAGSFVSERAVPQMADTREVLEGLDLDSGIAYPVLTPNQRGLDEALNAGARDVAVFLSVTEAFSRANLGDTREITTERGLDVARSAVTSDLRVRGYLSMVFGDPWEGPVAPEEVATAARQLLDAGCSRISLGDTIGTATPGHVTVVLDTLVSAGIPIDAIALHTHNTYGQALANVYAALRFGVTEFDASVGGVGGCPFARTATGNLATEDLLWMLAGLGIATGVDIEAAAATSQWLSDRLGRPLASATSSAITAERKQAS, translated from the coding sequence ATGAATAGGTCGTTGCCCCAGGAATACTCACAGTCCGGACTCCCCTCCTCCGTCTCTGTCTATGAGGTGAGCGCCCGTGACGGCCTCCAGTCTCAGGATCGAACTCTGCCCGTCGCCACACGACTCGAACTCATCTCGCGTCTCAGCGCAGCAGGACTGACGTCCATAGAGGCCGGCAGCTTCGTCTCTGAACGTGCTGTTCCGCAGATGGCAGATACCCGGGAGGTTTTGGAAGGACTCGATCTCGATTCCGGTATCGCCTACCCGGTGCTCACTCCCAATCAGAGAGGACTCGATGAGGCGCTGAACGCGGGAGCGAGAGACGTTGCTGTATTTCTCAGTGTCACCGAAGCGTTCTCCCGGGCCAATCTCGGTGACACCCGAGAGATCACCACCGAACGCGGACTTGACGTCGCCAGAAGTGCGGTCACGTCGGATCTGCGGGTACGCGGCTACCTGTCGATGGTCTTCGGAGATCCGTGGGAAGGTCCCGTTGCCCCTGAGGAAGTCGCGACCGCGGCGAGACAGCTTCTCGATGCAGGGTGCTCTCGGATCTCGCTGGGAGACACGATCGGCACTGCGACGCCCGGACACGTGACTGTCGTACTTGATACCCTGGTCAGCGCCGGGATACCGATCGATGCGATCGCCCTGCACACCCACAACACCTACGGGCAGGCCCTGGCCAACGTGTACGCCGCTCTCCGATTCGGAGTGACGGAGTTCGATGCCTCGGTCGGCGGCGTGGGAGGTTGCCCGTTCGCACGGACTGCTACCGGAAATCTCGCGACCGAAGATCTGTTGTGGATGCTCGCGGGGCTCGGGATCGCGACAGGTGTGGACATCGAAGCAGCGGCGGCGACCAGTCAATGGCTGAGCGATAGGCTCGGTCGACCTCTGGCCTCTGCCACTTCCTCGGCGATCACCGCTGAGCGAAAGCAGGCATCCTAG